The following are encoded together in the Zingiber officinale cultivar Zhangliang chromosome 8A, Zo_v1.1, whole genome shotgun sequence genome:
- the LOC122008367 gene encoding noroxomaritidine/norcraugsodine reductase-like → MSSVQEHAPIDTNRWSLVGTTALVTGGSKGIGYAIVEELARLGSAVHTCARSQADLEKCLQEWRGSKLKVTGSVCDVSSPSEREKLMATVKSQFDGKLNILVNNAGTGVLKPTVEQTLEDFKLVISTNLESAFHLSQLAYPLLRACGGGSIVFITSICGFIALDDLSVYASTKGAMNQLTRNLACEWAKDNIRTNSVAPGYIRTPLIDPLVQDEEFVARENHRVPLGRLGEPEDVAGVVAFLCLPPSCYVNGQVIVVDGGRIVNGNH, encoded by the exons ATGAGCAGCGTCCAAGAACACGCTCCTATTGACACAAACAGATGGTCTCTCGTCGGGACGACTGCTCTGGTCACCGGAGGCTCTAAGGGAATCGG GTATGCGATCGTCGAGGAGCTCGCCAGACTTGGGTCGGCGGTGCACACTTGCGCCCGCAGCCAAGCAGATCTGGAGAAGTGCCTGCAGGAATGGCGCGGTTCCAAGCTCAAAGTCACCGGATCTGTCTGCGACGTTTCCTCCCCAAGCGAGAGAGAGAAGCTCATGGCGACGGTGAAGTCCCAATTCGACGGGAAGCTCAACATTTTG GTTAACAATGCAGGGACGGGGGTCCTCAAACCGACGGTGGAGCAAACCCTGGAGGATTTCAAGCTCGTGATCAGCACAAACCTGGAATCGGCATTCCACTTGAGCCAACTCGCTTACCCTCTCCTTAGGGCTTGTGGAGGAGGCAGTATTGTGTTCATCACCTCCATTTGTGGCTTCATTGCACTGGATGATTTGTCTGTGTATGCATCAACCAAAG GAGCAATGAATCAACTCACTAGAAATCTTGCTTGTGAATGGGCCAAAGATAACATCAGAACAAACAGTGTAGCTCCAGGGTACATCAGAACACCGCTCATTGACCCT TTGGTGCAAGACGAGGAATTTGTGGCGAGGGAGAATCATCGCGTGCCTCTTGGGCGTTTGGGGGAGCCGGAGGATGTGGCCGGCGTCGTGGCCTTCCTTTGCCTCCCTCCTTCTTGCTACGTGAATGGTCAGGTTATCGTCGTCGACGGAGGCAGAATTGTCAACGGAAATCACTAA